One stretch of Streptomyces hygroscopicus DNA includes these proteins:
- a CDS encoding amidase, whose translation MTDIHNLTAVQLIERYASGELSPVEATRAVLDRIEQIQPEVNAFSRVDAEGALRQAEESAERWRRGAPAGLVDGVPVSVKDILLLRGAPTLRGSRTVRPEGRAWDEDAPSVARLREHGAVFVGKTTTPEFGWKGVTDSPVYGVTGNPYDPQRTAGGSSGGSAAAVALGAGPLSLGTDGGGSVRIPAAFCGIFALKPTYGRVPLYPASAFGTLAHVGPMTRDAADAALLMDVISGPDWRDWSQLAPSGGGFQEALAPGGGGVDGLRVAYSPSLGGAAAVDPEVAAAVRRAVDLLAELGAVVEEIDPGFEDPVEAFHTLWFSGAARVVQPLGAEDWELLDPGLREICAQGASYSALDYLAAVDVRMALGHAMGRFHSAYDLLVTPTLPITAFEAGVEVPKGSEHTRWTGWTPFTYPFNLTQQPAASVPCGLSGAGLPIGVQLVGARHADALVLRAAHALFEAGLADGVRPAAA comes from the coding sequence ATGACGGACATTCACAACCTGACAGCCGTTCAACTCATCGAGCGCTATGCCTCCGGTGAGCTCTCCCCGGTCGAGGCGACCCGTGCCGTCCTCGACCGGATCGAGCAGATACAGCCGGAGGTGAACGCCTTCAGCCGGGTGGACGCCGAGGGCGCGCTGCGGCAGGCGGAGGAGTCCGCCGAGCGGTGGCGGCGCGGGGCCCCCGCGGGCCTGGTGGACGGCGTCCCGGTGTCGGTGAAGGACATCCTGCTGCTGCGCGGCGCGCCCACGCTGCGCGGTTCGCGGACCGTACGGCCCGAGGGCCGGGCGTGGGACGAGGACGCGCCCTCGGTGGCGCGGCTGCGCGAGCACGGCGCGGTGTTCGTGGGGAAGACGACCACCCCGGAGTTCGGCTGGAAGGGCGTCACCGACAGCCCGGTCTACGGGGTCACCGGCAATCCGTACGACCCTCAGCGGACCGCGGGCGGCTCCAGTGGCGGCAGCGCGGCAGCGGTCGCGCTGGGCGCGGGTCCGCTGAGCCTGGGGACGGACGGCGGGGGTTCGGTCCGTATCCCGGCGGCCTTCTGCGGCATCTTCGCGTTGAAACCCACCTATGGGAGGGTTCCGCTCTATCCGGCGAGCGCGTTCGGCACGCTGGCCCATGTGGGGCCGATGACCCGGGACGCGGCGGACGCGGCGCTGCTGATGGATGTGATCTCCGGTCCGGACTGGCGCGACTGGTCCCAGTTGGCGCCCTCCGGGGGCGGCTTCCAGGAGGCGCTCGCCCCCGGCGGGGGCGGCGTGGACGGGCTGCGGGTGGCCTACAGCCCCTCGCTCGGCGGTGCGGCAGCCGTCGACCCGGAGGTGGCCGCGGCGGTGCGGCGGGCGGTGGATCTGCTGGCGGAGCTGGGCGCGGTGGTCGAGGAGATCGACCCGGGGTTCGAGGATCCGGTGGAGGCGTTCCACACGCTGTGGTTCAGCGGCGCGGCCCGGGTGGTGCAGCCGCTGGGGGCGGAGGACTGGGAGCTGCTGGATCCGGGGCTGCGCGAAATCTGCGCCCAGGGGGCGTCGTACAGCGCGCTGGACTATCTGGCGGCCGTGGATGTGCGGATGGCCCTGGGCCATGCGATGGGGCGGTTCCACTCCGCGTACGACCTGCTGGTCACCCCGACACTGCCGATCACCGCGTTCGAGGCGGGGGTCGAGGTGCCCAAGGGATCGGAGCACACCCGGTGGACGGGCTGGACGCCGTTCACCTACCCGTTCAACCTGACCCAGCAGCCCGCGGCATCGGTGCCGTGCGGCCTGAGCGGCGCGGGTCTGCCGATCGGGGTGCAGCTGGTGGGCGCGCGCCACGCGGACGCGCTGGTGCTGCGGGCGGCGCACGCGCTGTTCGAGGCGGGGCTGGCGGACGGAGTGCGCCCCGCGGCGGCCTGA
- a CDS encoding amino acid ABC transporter substrate-binding protein: MGPSRRSLLAGGAALGLLGAVGCSRVSGSGAEDGGNLLERLRSQGTVRLGIAGEIPFGYIDKNGEFTGEAPEIAKVIFKRLGVAKVQPVPTEFGSLIPGLRSQQFDVVSAGMYINPDRCAQVIFSDPDYRMRDAFIVRKGNPKNLHNYEDIVKQKAKMATGTAYAEIGYAEAVGIKQSDMLILPDQLAGLLAVEQGRADVFAGTTVTVHNVVKQRNSQRAEATEPFQAYVDGKPDIGAGGFAFRPEETKLRDAFNVELHKMKKSGELLRIVRPFGFTKEEMTDLTAKELCS; the protein is encoded by the coding sequence ATGGGCCCAAGCCGCCGCTCTCTTCTCGCCGGCGGCGCGGCCCTGGGTCTGCTGGGCGCGGTCGGCTGCAGCCGGGTGTCCGGCTCCGGCGCCGAGGACGGGGGCAATCTGCTGGAGCGACTGCGGTCGCAAGGCACGGTCCGACTGGGAATAGCGGGGGAGATCCCATTCGGCTATATCGACAAGAACGGCGAGTTCACCGGCGAGGCGCCGGAGATCGCGAAGGTCATCTTCAAGCGGCTGGGAGTGGCCAAGGTCCAGCCGGTGCCGACCGAGTTCGGCTCGCTGATCCCGGGCCTTCGCTCGCAGCAGTTCGACGTGGTCTCGGCGGGGATGTACATCAACCCCGACCGCTGCGCCCAGGTGATCTTCTCCGACCCCGACTACCGCATGCGTGACGCGTTCATCGTGCGCAAGGGGAACCCCAAGAACCTCCACAACTACGAGGACATCGTCAAGCAGAAGGCCAAAATGGCCACCGGCACCGCATATGCCGAGATCGGCTATGCGGAGGCCGTCGGGATCAAGCAGAGCGACATGCTGATCCTCCCCGACCAGCTCGCCGGGCTGCTGGCCGTGGAACAGGGCCGGGCCGATGTCTTCGCGGGCACGACCGTGACCGTCCACAACGTGGTGAAGCAGCGGAACAGCCAACGGGCCGAGGCCACCGAGCCGTTCCAGGCGTACGTCGACGGCAAACCGGACATCGGCGCCGGCGGCTTCGCCTTCCGGCCGGAGGAGACCAAGCTCCGGGACGCCTTCAATGTCGAGCTGCACAAGATGAAGAAGAGCGGCGAGCTGTTGCGCATCGTGCGGCCCTTTGGCTTCACCAAGGAAGAGATGACCGATCTGACCGCCAAGGAGCTGTGCTCATGA
- a CDS encoding decarboxylase, which produces MVDSTRPAPDTVGFLYPGYSAEDEYPRLEGMLGGDSGDIRLPLVHTDIGEDAHRVDALLEMGSAARLAAGVAELAERGARAVVWACTSASFVFGWEGAHEQVRELSETAGLPASSTSFAFAHAVQALGAERVAIAATYPEDVADHFRAFLKAAGAEVVAMRGSGIITAAEVGTWGREEVLELARAGDHPEAQAVLLPDTALHTAAWIPDLEAELGKPVLTANQVTVWEGLRLLGRDPVHDRLGTLFARSGG; this is translated from the coding sequence ATGGTGGACTCGACGCGCCCGGCCCCGGACACGGTCGGCTTTCTCTACCCCGGATACTCCGCCGAGGACGAATACCCCCGCCTGGAAGGCATGCTCGGTGGCGACAGCGGCGATATCCGGCTTCCCCTGGTCCATACCGACATCGGTGAGGACGCCCATCGGGTGGACGCCCTGCTGGAGATGGGTTCCGCGGCCCGTCTCGCGGCCGGGGTCGCCGAGCTCGCCGAGCGCGGTGCCCGGGCCGTGGTCTGGGCCTGCACCAGCGCCAGCTTCGTCTTCGGCTGGGAGGGCGCCCATGAGCAGGTGCGCGAGCTGAGCGAGACGGCCGGCTTGCCCGCCTCCAGCACCTCCTTCGCCTTCGCCCACGCGGTGCAGGCGCTCGGCGCCGAGCGGGTGGCCATCGCCGCCACCTATCCGGAGGATGTCGCCGACCACTTCAGGGCATTTTTGAAGGCGGCGGGCGCCGAGGTGGTCGCGATGCGCGGCAGCGGGATCATCACGGCCGCGGAGGTCGGCACCTGGGGCCGGGAAGAGGTGCTGGAGCTGGCCCGCGCCGGGGACCACCCCGAGGCCCAGGCGGTGCTCCTGCCGGACACCGCCCTGCACACCGCCGCCTGGATTCCGGATCTGGAGGCGGAGCTGGGCAAGCCGGTGCTCACGGCCAACCAGGTCACGGTCTGGGAGGGGCTGCGGCTGCTGGGCCGCGATCCGGTCCATGACCGGCTGGGCACGCTCTTCGCCCGGAGCGGCGGATAG
- a CDS encoding 2-hydroxyacid dehydrogenase: MSESTVVVFGDQPPVHLDRVADRAKVLVCDEHSLPQALPAADVLLVWDFTSDAVRDAWPGEGPRPAWVHTASAGVDRLLCPELVASDTVLTNARGVFEQPIAEYVAGLVISMAKDFHGTWELQRQRRWQHRETMRLAGTRAVVVGAGPIGRAIDSTLASLGVVVDLVGRTARQGVRGGGELPELLPSADWVVCAAPLTDATRGMFDRTIFDRMKSTARFINVGRGPLVVEKDLTAALVARRIGGAALDVFEHEPLASNDPLWDVPGLFISPHMSGDTVGWRDHLADQFQDNYERWCAGEPLLNIVDKRLGYVPVD; the protein is encoded by the coding sequence ATGTCCGAAAGCACAGTTGTCGTCTTCGGCGACCAGCCGCCGGTCCACCTGGACCGGGTGGCCGATCGGGCGAAGGTGCTCGTCTGCGACGAGCATTCACTCCCCCAGGCGCTCCCTGCCGCGGATGTGCTCCTGGTCTGGGATTTCACCTCCGACGCGGTCCGCGACGCCTGGCCGGGCGAGGGCCCCCGGCCGGCCTGGGTCCATACCGCGAGCGCGGGGGTCGACCGGCTGCTCTGTCCCGAACTCGTCGCATCCGACACGGTGTTGACCAATGCCCGAGGGGTCTTCGAGCAGCCGATCGCCGAGTATGTGGCCGGCCTGGTGATCTCCATGGCCAAGGACTTCCACGGAACCTGGGAGCTGCAGCGGCAGCGCCGCTGGCAGCACCGGGAGACGATGCGGCTGGCCGGTACGCGCGCCGTGGTCGTGGGCGCGGGCCCCATCGGCCGGGCGATCGACTCCACCCTGGCCTCGCTCGGCGTGGTGGTCGACCTGGTCGGCCGCACCGCGCGGCAGGGCGTGCGCGGCGGCGGCGAGCTGCCCGAGCTGCTTCCCTCGGCCGACTGGGTGGTGTGCGCGGCGCCGCTCACCGACGCCACCCGCGGCATGTTCGACCGGACGATCTTCGACCGGATGAAGTCCACCGCCCGGTTCATCAACGTCGGCCGCGGTCCCCTGGTCGTCGAGAAGGACCTTACGGCGGCCCTGGTGGCCCGCCGGATCGGCGGCGCGGCCCTGGACGTCTTCGAACACGAGCCGCTGGCCTCGAACGATCCCCTGTGGGACGTGCCGGGGCTGTTCATCTCGCCCCATATGAGCGGCGACACGGTCGGGTGGCGCGACCATCTGGCCGACCAGTTCCAGGACAACTACGAGCGCTGGTGCGCGGGCGAGCCACTGCTCAACATCGTCGACAAACGCCTCGGGTACGTACCGGTGGACTGA
- a CDS encoding luciferase oxidoreductase, group 1 has protein sequence MADEQDRRDDQHDTIRARPLGSAPVPLSVLDLATVGSGVTAAEALRTTTELARLTERRGFHRFWVAEHHSMPGVASTSPAVILAHLAAYTERIRLGSGGVMLPNHAPLVIAEQFGTLEALAPGRVDLGLGRAPGTDGATAAALRRTDRLREGADDFPQQLAELTRFLDDDFPDGHRYARIHAVPGPVQGTVPGGVQSADRPSIWLLGSSGFSARLAGMLGLPFSFAHHFSAANTVPALDLYRETFRPSAALDRPYASIGVSAFAAEDEKEAHRQVLTGALAMVRLRTGRPGLVPTPEEAEAYEFNEIERDFINSWLANVEYGTPDQVREGLDGLIKRTGVDEIKITANAHGRDARLRSYELIADAYDLPTAQTEA, from the coding sequence GTGGCCGATGAGCAGGACCGGCGAGACGACCAGCACGACACCATCCGGGCCCGGCCCCTCGGCAGCGCACCGGTGCCCCTGTCGGTGCTGGACCTCGCGACCGTCGGCAGCGGGGTGACGGCCGCCGAGGCGCTGCGGACCACCACCGAGCTCGCCCGGCTCACCGAGCGCCGGGGCTTCCACCGCTTCTGGGTCGCCGAGCACCACTCCATGCCCGGGGTCGCCAGCACCTCCCCGGCGGTGATCCTCGCCCATCTCGCCGCGTACACCGAGCGGATCCGGCTGGGCTCCGGCGGGGTGATGCTCCCCAACCACGCCCCGCTGGTCATCGCCGAGCAGTTCGGCACCCTGGAGGCGCTCGCCCCCGGCCGGGTGGACCTCGGCCTCGGCCGCGCGCCCGGCACCGACGGGGCCACGGCCGCCGCCCTGCGCCGCACCGACCGGCTGCGCGAGGGCGCCGACGACTTCCCCCAGCAGCTCGCCGAGCTGACCCGATTCCTCGACGACGACTTCCCCGACGGCCACCGCTACGCCCGTATCCACGCGGTGCCGGGGCCGGTGCAGGGCACCGTGCCCGGCGGGGTCCAGTCCGCCGACCGGCCCTCGATCTGGCTGCTGGGCTCCAGTGGATTCAGCGCCCGGCTCGCCGGGATGCTCGGTCTGCCGTTCTCCTTCGCCCACCACTTCTCCGCGGCCAACACCGTCCCCGCGCTCGACCTCTACCGCGAGACCTTCCGGCCGTCCGCCGCGCTGGACCGGCCGTACGCCTCGATCGGCGTCTCGGCCTTCGCCGCCGAGGACGAGAAGGAGGCCCACCGGCAGGTGCTCACCGGCGCCCTGGCCATGGTCCGGCTGCGCACCGGCCGCCCCGGCCTGGTGCCGACGCCCGAGGAGGCCGAGGCGTACGAGTTCAACGAGATCGAGCGCGACTTCATCAACAGCTGGCTCGCCAACGTCGAATACGGCACCCCGGACCAGGTCCGCGAGGGGCTCGACGGGCTGATCAAGCGCACCGGAGTGGACGAAATCAAGATCACGGCCAATGCGCACGGCCGTGACGCCCGTCTGCGCTCGTACGAGCTGATCGCGGATGCCTACGATCTCCCGACGGCGCAGACGGAGGCGTAG
- a CDS encoding decarboxylase, which yields MVQSLRSVLGLALDVSFLGGPQPQRGVGVVAPFDFALDRELWRWVPDEVSLHLTRTPFVPVEVSLDLARLVSEHETLHDAVQALAAVAPEVVAYACTSGSFVGGVAGERAMCAAMSQAGEIPSLTTSGALLEALREIGARRIAVVTPYTRSVTDSLEEYLAEGGMTVTGRAYLGLTRHIWKVPYRDVVDMARQAVVGATDALFISCTNLPTYDVIPQLEAELRMPVLSANQVTMWAALRAIGAPAVGPYQALMDPAARSGPAGMSVSPMSRPLPVTDPVVESVIEAVESVETVVDEPEAALAGAASPGLDGDPADGLDPGFGSGLGEGPYLDDSGGPSPV from the coding sequence ATGGTCCAGTCCCTCCGTTCCGTATTGGGGCTCGCTTTGGACGTCTCTTTTCTGGGTGGCCCACAGCCGCAGCGCGGTGTGGGTGTGGTGGCACCGTTCGACTTCGCACTCGATCGTGAACTATGGCGCTGGGTACCCGATGAGGTCTCCCTGCACCTCACCCGTACCCCGTTCGTACCCGTCGAGGTCAGCCTCGACCTGGCCCGGCTCGTGAGCGAACACGAGACCTTGCACGACGCGGTGCAGGCACTGGCGGCCGTCGCACCGGAAGTGGTGGCGTACGCCTGCACCTCGGGCAGCTTCGTCGGCGGTGTGGCCGGTGAGCGCGCGATGTGCGCGGCCATGTCCCAGGCGGGTGAGATCCCGTCGCTGACCACCTCGGGCGCGCTCCTGGAGGCGCTGCGGGAGATCGGCGCCCGGCGGATCGCGGTGGTGACGCCGTACACCCGGTCGGTCACCGATTCGCTCGAGGAGTATCTCGCCGAGGGCGGGATGACCGTCACCGGACGGGCGTATCTCGGCCTGACCCGGCACATCTGGAAGGTGCCGTACCGCGACGTGGTCGACATGGCCCGGCAGGCGGTGGTCGGGGCGACCGACGCGCTCTTCATCAGCTGCACCAATCTGCCGACCTACGATGTGATTCCGCAGCTCGAGGCGGAGCTGCGGATGCCCGTGCTGTCCGCGAACCAGGTCACGATGTGGGCGGCGCTGCGGGCGATCGGCGCACCGGCCGTCGGGCCGTACCAGGCGCTGATGGACCCGGCCGCCCGGTCCGGTCCGGCGGGGATGTCGGTGTCGCCGATGAGCCGCCCGCTCCCGGTGACGGACCCCGTCGTCGAATCGGTGATCGAGGCCGTGGAGTCGGTCGAGACCGTGGTGGACGAGCCGGAGGCGGCGCTGGCCGGGGCGGCGTCGCCCGGGCTGGACGGCGATCCGGCCGACGGGCTCGACCCGGGCTTTGGATCCGGTCTCGGCGAGGGCCCCTACCTCGACGATTCGGGCGGCCCGTCGCCGGTGTAG
- a CDS encoding phospholipase C — MGGTAGSEGGRRRGRVARWGALAGAAALATVGGVAPAWAAPAKGGDTATPVKHVVVIFDENISFDHYFGTYPKAANTDGTKFTPSKHTPKNIDTLAHAGLLKKNPNLYKPKRLASDQAMTCDQNHSYGPEQYAANGGKADKFVENTEVSKCTGLFGEPGLVMDYYDGNTVTGLWNYAQHYAMSDRSFSSAYGPSTPGALELISGQTHGVISTDPKSSTENPQQTDKPDAYTVASPDAKGVGTMINDPDPAFDDCANKDHTSANALARMQGRNLGDLLNAKGVTWGWFQGGFRPSTAWDGEQDHYAKCSGTTHKNVGGAESVDYSPHHAPFQYYKSTANPHHLPPKNVREIGRSGQANHNYDLTDFDAALKTGHLPAVSFLKAAEYQDGHAAYSDPIDEQHFLVKQINAIQKSPQWKDTAVVVAYDDSDGWYDHAYAKPLNGSKDKTAGSNGKATDSPACQSGPEPAAGYQDRCGPGPRQPLLVISPFSKANKVDHTQTEQTSVTRFIEDNWHTGRIGDASFDSRANSLSGLFDFRHPNNTQVLLKSDGSVASVHKAGHYTTSALAAHAPIVNAAAANALTTRRLADDRGTSAALPIGLTAGVLVLGGAGTALAIHRRRTVRTAG, encoded by the coding sequence ATGGGCGGCACGGCAGGATCCGAAGGCGGCCGACGGCGTGGCCGGGTAGCGCGTTGGGGTGCCCTGGCCGGCGCCGCGGCCCTGGCGACCGTGGGCGGGGTGGCCCCCGCATGGGCCGCGCCCGCCAAGGGCGGCGACACCGCGACCCCGGTGAAGCATGTGGTGGTGATCTTCGACGAGAACATCTCGTTCGACCACTACTTCGGCACGTACCCGAAGGCGGCGAACACGGACGGCACGAAGTTCACGCCGTCCAAGCACACACCCAAGAACATCGACACCCTGGCGCACGCCGGGCTGCTGAAGAAGAACCCCAATCTCTACAAGCCCAAGCGGCTGGCCAGTGACCAGGCCATGACCTGCGACCAGAACCACTCCTACGGTCCCGAGCAGTACGCGGCCAATGGCGGCAAGGCCGATAAATTCGTGGAGAACACCGAGGTCAGCAAGTGCACCGGGCTGTTCGGCGAGCCCGGCCTGGTGATGGACTACTACGACGGCAACACCGTCACCGGCCTGTGGAACTACGCCCAGCACTATGCGATGAGCGACCGTTCCTTCAGCTCGGCCTACGGTCCCTCCACCCCCGGAGCGCTGGAGCTGATCTCGGGCCAGACCCACGGCGTGATCTCCACCGACCCCAAGTCCTCCACCGAGAACCCCCAGCAGACCGACAAGCCGGACGCGTACACAGTGGCCTCGCCGGATGCCAAGGGCGTCGGCACGATGATCAACGACCCGGATCCGGCCTTCGACGACTGCGCCAACAAGGACCACACCAGCGCGAACGCCCTGGCCCGTATGCAGGGCAGGAACCTCGGTGATCTGCTCAACGCCAAGGGCGTGACCTGGGGCTGGTTCCAGGGCGGCTTCCGGCCCAGCACCGCCTGGGACGGCGAGCAGGACCACTACGCCAAGTGCTCCGGCACCACCCATAAGAACGTCGGCGGCGCCGAGTCGGTGGACTACAGCCCGCACCACGCGCCGTTCCAGTACTACAAGTCCACGGCCAACCCGCATCACCTCCCGCCGAAGAATGTGCGGGAGATCGGCCGGAGCGGTCAGGCCAACCACAACTACGACCTCACCGACTTCGACGCGGCGCTCAAGACGGGCCATCTGCCGGCCGTCAGCTTCCTGAAGGCCGCCGAGTACCAGGACGGCCACGCCGCCTACTCCGACCCGATCGACGAGCAGCACTTCCTGGTCAAGCAGATCAACGCGATCCAGAAGTCGCCGCAGTGGAAGGACACCGCGGTCGTCGTCGCGTACGACGACAGCGACGGCTGGTACGACCACGCCTACGCCAAGCCGCTCAACGGTTCGAAGGACAAGACCGCCGGCTCCAACGGCAAGGCCACCGACAGCCCCGCCTGCCAGTCCGGCCCCGAGCCCGCGGCCGGCTACCAGGACCGCTGCGGCCCCGGCCCCCGGCAGCCGCTGCTGGTGATCTCCCCCTTCAGCAAGGCCAACAAGGTCGACCACACCCAGACCGAGCAGACTTCGGTCACCCGCTTCATCGAGGACAACTGGCACACCGGCCGGATCGGTGACGCCTCCTTCGACAGCCGGGCGAACTCCCTCTCCGGGCTGTTCGACTTCCGCCACCCCAACAACACCCAGGTGCTGCTGAAGTCCGACGGCTCGGTCGCGTCGGTCCACAAGGCCGGTCACTACACGACCTCCGCACTGGCCGCCCACGCCCCGATCGTGAACGCGGCGGCCGCCAACGCGCTGACCACCCGGCGTCTCGCCGACGACCGGGGCACCTCCGCCGCCCTGCCCATCGGCCTCACGGCGGGTGTGCTGGTGCTCGGCGGTGCCGGTACGGCACTGGCCATCCACCGCCGCCGCACCGTGCGGACCGCGGGCTAG
- a CDS encoding Peptidase M75, Imelysin, which produces MTVAAAVGIGVLAVGGDSSDGPRANPSASGSASAKASDGLRHTSVEVSEGGCGRGWTDATRGKQVFDLRNTSSRPAEVYLTDPANGAVYGEVEGLGPGTSRPLSVTLGGGSYAFVCLPEEVDAVTGPTVTVPGPARGGGPAAVPVGQQDLIPPTIAYQKWVTGRMDELVRRTDALRSAIRCGDLATARAAWLPAHLVYERMGAAYGAFGDADGAINGTTAGLSGGVHDPDFTGFHRLEYGLWHGQSASSLHPVADRLVKDVRGLRDHWPQERMDPADLGLRAHEIMENTVQFELTGRTDYGSGTNVATARANLDGTRAVLTRLEPLLKPRAPWLPELKSDLDRTERTVERAHHGDRWTPLDRLSRTDRQRLNADAGALVERLAQVAALMDVRRTR; this is translated from the coding sequence GTGACGGTGGCCGCGGCCGTCGGAATCGGCGTGCTGGCGGTCGGCGGAGACTCCTCGGACGGCCCTCGTGCGAACCCCTCCGCGAGCGGAAGCGCGTCCGCGAAGGCATCGGACGGGCTTCGGCACACCTCCGTCGAGGTGTCCGAGGGCGGCTGCGGCCGTGGCTGGACCGATGCCACCCGTGGCAAGCAGGTCTTCGATCTGCGGAACACCTCCAGCAGACCGGCCGAGGTCTATCTCACCGATCCGGCGAACGGCGCCGTCTACGGAGAGGTGGAGGGCCTGGGCCCCGGCACCAGCAGACCGCTGAGCGTCACGCTCGGCGGCGGCTCCTACGCCTTCGTCTGCCTGCCCGAGGAGGTGGACGCGGTCACCGGACCCACCGTCACCGTCCCCGGACCGGCGCGGGGCGGTGGACCGGCCGCGGTTCCGGTCGGCCAGCAGGATCTGATCCCGCCCACCATCGCCTACCAGAAGTGGGTGACGGGCCGGATGGACGAGCTGGTGCGGCGCACGGACGCGCTGCGCTCGGCCATCCGCTGCGGTGATCTGGCCACGGCCCGTGCGGCCTGGCTGCCCGCCCATCTGGTGTACGAGCGGATGGGCGCCGCCTATGGTGCCTTCGGCGACGCCGACGGGGCCATCAACGGCACCACGGCGGGGCTGTCCGGCGGGGTCCATGACCCGGACTTCACCGGATTCCACCGCCTCGAGTACGGCCTGTGGCACGGCCAGTCCGCGAGTTCCCTGCACCCGGTCGCCGACCGGCTCGTCAAGGACGTCCGAGGGCTGCGGGACCACTGGCCGCAGGAGCGGATGGACCCGGCCGACCTGGGCCTGCGGGCGCACGAAATCATGGAGAACACCGTGCAGTTCGAGCTGACCGGCCGCACCGACTACGGCAGCGGCACCAATGTGGCCACCGCGCGGGCCAACCTCGACGGCACCCGGGCCGTGCTGACCCGGCTGGAGCCGCTGCTGAAGCCCCGTGCCCCGTGGCTGCCCGAGCTGAAGAGCGATCTGGACCGCACCGAGCGGACCGTGGAGCGCGCGCACCACGGGGACCGCTGGACCCCGCTGGACCGGCTGAGCCGCACCGACCGCCAGCGGCTCAACGCGGACGCGGGCGCGCTGGTGGAACGGCTGGCGCAGGTGGCGGCGCTGATGGATGTGCGGAGGACCCGGTGA
- a CDS encoding peroxidase, which produces MSEVLRRGFLLGAAAGTVGAVAGVAGGTAAAKEGEREKKPTRVPFHGAHQAGILTPPQRATALIAFDAMAEGREELADAFRTLTERCRFLTTGGTPDPVGITAPPADSGTLGSQVAADRLTATVGVGASLFDERYGLRDRKPRRLTAMRSFPDDDLDPDWCHGDLSLQLCADSTDTVLHALRDIARHTRGALQIRWRVDGFVSPPRPSGTPRNHMGFKDGTANPDTDDARAMDRLVWVGAHSAEPAWTTGGSYQVIRLIRMLVEFWDRVSISEQERMFGRNRDSGAPLDGQHEFDTPRYAQDPKGDIIPLDSHIRMANPRTARTEDQRILRRAYNYDRGMDANGNLDMGLLFCCYQQDLVRQFETVQKRLAGEPLVDYITPFGGGYFFALPGVQDRSDWLGRTLLS; this is translated from the coding sequence GTGAGCGAGGTGCTGCGCAGGGGCTTTCTGCTGGGTGCGGCCGCGGGCACGGTCGGCGCGGTGGCGGGCGTGGCCGGGGGTACGGCGGCCGCGAAGGAGGGGGAGCGGGAGAAGAAGCCCACCCGCGTGCCCTTCCACGGCGCCCATCAGGCCGGCATCCTCACCCCGCCCCAGCGGGCCACCGCCCTCATCGCCTTCGACGCCATGGCCGAGGGGCGCGAGGAGCTGGCCGACGCCTTCCGTACGCTCACCGAGCGGTGTCGTTTTCTCACCACCGGAGGCACCCCCGACCCGGTCGGGATCACCGCGCCGCCCGCCGACTCCGGCACCCTGGGCTCCCAGGTGGCCGCCGACCGGCTGACCGCGACGGTCGGCGTGGGCGCCTCGCTCTTCGACGAGCGGTACGGACTGCGGGACCGCAAGCCCCGGCGGCTGACCGCGATGAGGTCCTTCCCCGACGACGATCTCGACCCCGACTGGTGCCATGGCGATCTGAGCCTTCAGCTCTGCGCCGACAGCACGGACACGGTGCTGCACGCGCTGCGCGATATCGCCCGGCACACCCGGGGCGCGCTGCAGATCCGCTGGCGCGTCGACGGCTTCGTCAGCCCGCCGCGCCCGTCCGGCACCCCGCGCAACCACATGGGGTTCAAGGACGGCACCGCCAACCCGGACACCGATGACGCCCGTGCGATGGACCGTCTGGTGTGGGTGGGCGCCCACTCCGCGGAGCCGGCCTGGACGACCGGCGGCAGCTATCAGGTGATCCGGCTGATCCGGATGCTGGTGGAGTTCTGGGACCGGGTCTCGATCAGCGAGCAGGAGCGCATGTTCGGTCGCAACCGGGACTCGGGCGCCCCGCTGGACGGTCAGCACGAGTTCGACACCCCGCGCTACGCACAGGACCCCAAGGGCGACATCATCCCGCTGGACAGCCATATACGGATGGCCAATCCGCGCACCGCCCGGACCGAGGATCAGCGCATACTCCGCCGTGCCTACAACTACGACCGGGGCATGGACGCCAACGGCAACTTGGACATGGGGCTGCTGTTCTGCTGCTATCAGCAGGATCTCGTGCGTCAGTTCGAAACCGTGCAGAAGCGTCTGGCGGGGGAGCCGCTGGTGGACTACATCACCCCCTTCGGTGGCGGCTACTTCTTCGCGCTTCCCGGTGTGCAGGACCGCTCCGACTGGCTGGGACGGACCCTTCTGTCCTGA